In the genome of Yersinia enterocolitica, the window GCTCGGCAACCGCTTTAATCGTTTGTGGTTCGTGGCGGCGGGTTATAACAATAAACTCTTCACCGCCATAACGGCCAACAAAGTCCTCATCGCGAATGATTGACGTCAGCAGCTTCCCCACTTCTGTTAGAAGTAAATCACCACCGTCATGACCATAGCTGTCATTCACCGACTTAAAATGGTCCAGATCCAGAATCATTAAACCACACGCCTGACGGCTGTTGTGAATTGCCGTTAATCGATAATCAATACTTGCCCGGTTATTTAGCTGGGTTAATTTGTCAATATTCGCCCGGTTTTTCATCGAAAAATAGGCGGAGATATGACGCTCTTTAAAATTCAGTGCATGGTAGCAAATAGCCAAACAGAGCGCGGAAATCAGTTGATATACTATCACCTGGGCCCAGGTCAAAATATGCGGGGCAACTAATACAGCAACGACCATACGATAAATCGCAATAGCGAGGATTGCGGTATAAAAAATACGATTGCTTTTTCGCTCCCAGACTCGTGACAGTATGAGCGGAATAAATATTATTGTTATAAGAATATTGTCGAGGGTAAACCAGCCTGTGAAAGCAAAATTAATCAGCAATGCCGTCAAGCTACTTAACCAACCACCATAGAAAGTGACCAAAATAATCGGAATCAACTCGAAACTATAGAAAAACGCACCTGAAATCACCCACTGGTCCTGATTCAGATAAAGTGAAACCAGTCCCGATGCGACACCAAATAGAATACGTTTCCAGACGTCCCCATTGTAAGAAAAAGCACTGTTCTTACTTAAGGCAAAATAACTGATTGAGAGCGTCGCATAGGTGACACAAGCATCTCGGTATAGTGTCGATAGAGATTCTAATTCGCTCATGGCGTAGCATTAATCCTTTGAATTCTCAGCGAGGATTTTGGCTGACATTGGTTTGTCTTATTGCCAACTAACATTAAGTAACGTTTTACGTCGAATATATTCATTGGAAATCCTAAACATTAAGCATGGTTAATAGCCATAGTTTCTAACTCAAATCTTAGCTGTGAGACAGGTTTTATTCCTGAATAATTTCACTATGGGACCAATCCCTCAATTCATGTAACAAGATGTCGCCTAATCACCCCCCTTTCGATTTCGCACACAGGATGCAGCCCTAGTTTGGATGCTTATTTTTCAATTTCCGATACTTGGGTCTAAAAGAAGGCGCTAGTGGGGATAATAACCACTTTTCATTTATTCAGGGGAGGAATGCACTGGTCCACCATGAATCCGTTCATTTAACCCTCTTTATAAAACCGACAGTTATCTAATTTTCCGACTGAGATTGATATACATCTAGATCTTAGTCACCTAATTGGCGTATCGTTGTGTTCTGCTACTCGAGACGGACCCTTACTGGCCCGCCATTTATTTTGTCTTTTCTTTATTTGGTTTGCACCTTAGATGAAAACGCACGGAATTAACGGCATTAGGCCGTTCAGCGCGCTTATTGACGCTTGCTGGCGAGAAACCTATACACTTCAAAGACTTCTCAAAGATATAATTGCCGGTGTCACTGTCGGTATCATTGCTATCCCACTGGCGATGGCACTGGCTATTGCCAGTGGTGTCCCACCACAATACGGCTTATATACCTCCGCTATTGCCGGTATTGTTATTGCGGTCACCGGCGGCTCCCGCTATAGCGTATCCGGCCCCACTGCCGCTTTTGTGGTTATTCTCTATCCGGTATCACAGCAGTTTGGTTTAGCGGGTTTGCTGCTGGCTACACTGATCTCCGGTATATTTTTATTATTTATGGGCCTAGGGCGACTTGGCCGATTGATTGAATATATCCCGCTGTCCGTCACCCTCGGTTTTACCTCAGGTATTGGTATCACCATTGCCACCATGCAGGTGAAAGATTTCTTTGGCCTGCACCTGACAGAAGTGCCGGAAAATTATGCTGGTAAAGTTGCCGCGTTGGCTCAAGCAATGCCAACCATCAACCTCAGTGATACGCTAATTGCAACCGTCACTCTGCTGGTATTAATACTCTGGCCACGGTTAAAATTAAAGTTACCGGGTCACTTACCGGCATTGGTTGCGGGTACTGCCGTCATGGCGGTGTTATCGCTATTTGATCATCAAGTGGCGACTATCGGCTCGCGCTTTGGCTATTTACTGGCCGATGGCACCCAAGGCCACGGTATTCCCCCCATCCTGCCGCAATTTGTCTTGCCGTGGAATTTACCTGCCGCCAATAGTCAGCCATTTGTATTGAACTGGGCAACCTTCTCTGCATTACTGCCCGCAGCCTTTTCTATGGCAATGCTGGGCGCAATTGAGTCATTGCTCTGCGCCGTCGTACTTGATGGTATGACAGGACAAAAGCATCACTCCAACAGTGAGTTAGTCGGTCAGGGACTGGGGAATATCATTGCGCCATTCTTTGGCGGGATCACTGCGACTGCCGCCATTGCTCGTTCTGCGGCTAATGTTCG includes:
- a CDS encoding C4-dicarboxylic acid transporter DauA gives rise to the protein MKTHGINGIRPFSALIDACWRETYTLQRLLKDIIAGVTVGIIAIPLAMALAIASGVPPQYGLYTSAIAGIVIAVTGGSRYSVSGPTAAFVVILYPVSQQFGLAGLLLATLISGIFLLFMGLGRLGRLIEYIPLSVTLGFTSGIGITIATMQVKDFFGLHLTEVPENYAGKVAALAQAMPTINLSDTLIATVTLLVLILWPRLKLKLPGHLPALVAGTAVMAVLSLFDHQVATIGSRFGYLLADGTQGHGIPPILPQFVLPWNLPAANSQPFVLNWATFSALLPAAFSMAMLGAIESLLCAVVLDGMTGQKHHSNSELVGQGLGNIIAPFFGGITATAAIARSAANVRAGATSPVSAIIHALLVLLALLVLAPMLSYLPLAAMASLLLIVAWNMSEAHKVVDLLRRAPKDDIIVMLLCMSLTVLFDMVIAITVGIVLASLLFMRRIARMTRLSEIPAAVDEHTLVLRVNGPLFFAAAERIFNELLSRCENYQTIILQWDAVPVLDAGGLNAFLRFTEALGEQQQLVITDIPFQPLKTLARARVQPIEGKLSFYGSLPEALEALRVRG
- a CDS encoding GGDEF domain-containing protein, which produces MSELESLSTLYRDACVTYATLSISYFALSKNSAFSYNGDVWKRILFGVASGLVSLYLNQDQWVISGAFFYSFELIPIILVTFYGGWLSSLTALLINFAFTGWFTLDNILITIIFIPLILSRVWERKSNRIFYTAILAIAIYRMVVAVLVAPHILTWAQVIVYQLISALCLAICYHALNFKERHISAYFSMKNRANIDKLTQLNNRASIDYRLTAIHNSRQACGLMILDLDHFKSVNDSYGHDGGDLLLTEVGKLLTSIIRDEDFVGRYGGEEFIVITRRHEPQTIKAVAERILQQVENLAVVLPDGRKIKATISIGASLYLPGMSMLKALKMTDEALYQAKKQGRNQVVYSRLMPFSPLGDRIDKEGRRRKL